A genome region from Tursiops truncatus isolate mTurTru1 chromosome 15, mTurTru1.mat.Y, whole genome shotgun sequence includes the following:
- the PRSS8 gene encoding prostasin isoform X1 — protein sequence MAQRAGLGPRWLEALATLLLLGLFQNEMGAVGAEASCGVVHQARITGGSDSAHGQWPWQVSISYNGAHACGGSLLSEQWVLSAAHCFPREHRTEDYEVKLGAHKLNYYSSDTEVRMVAQVISHPSYLQEGSMGDIALLQLKPSVTFSRYIRPICLPAANASFPNGLQCTVTGWGHVAPSVSLPAPKTLQQLEVPLISRETCNCLYNINAKPEEPHFIQQDMVCAGYVKGGKDACQGDSGGPLSCPVGGRWYVAGIVSWGDACGAPNRPGVYTLTSSYASWIHHKVAELQPQVVPQIQESQPDGNLCSNYGAFNPAPAPGLVGPLLLLPLGLTLGLLRPQHDH from the exons CCTCCTGCGGCGTGGTCCACCAAGCACGTATCACAGGTGGTAGCGATTCAGCCCACGGCCAGTGGCCCTGGCAGGTCAGCATCAGCTACAACGGCGCCCACGCGTGTGGTGGCTCTCTCCTGTCTGAGCAGTGGGTGCTGTCGGCTGCTCACTGCTTCCCAAG GGAGCACCGCACAGAGGACTACGAGGTAAAGCTGGGGGCCCACAAGCTGAACTACTACAGCTCTGACACCGAGGTCCGCATGGTGGCGCAGGTCATTTCCCACCCCAGCTACCTCCAGGAGGGCTCCATGGGTGACATTGCGCTCCTCCAGCTCAAACCCTCTGTCACCTTCTCTCGCTACATCCGGCCCATCTGCCTCCCCGCAGCCAACGCCTCCTTCCCCAATGGTCTCCAGTGCACTGTCACGGGATGGGGCCACGTGGCCCCCTCAG tgagcctCCCGGCCCCCAAGACGCTGCAGCAACTTGAGGTGCCACTGATCAGTCGCGAGACCTGTAACTGCCTGTACAATATCAACGCCAAGCCCGAGGAGCCCCACTTTATCCAGCAGGACATGGTGTGTGCTGGCTATGTGAAAGGGGGCAAGGACGCCTGCCAG GGTGACTCTGGGGGCCCACTCTCCTGCCCAGTGGGGGGCCGCTGGTACGTGGCAGGCATCGTAAGCTGGGGTGATGCCTGTGGGGCCCCCAACAGGCCTGGTGTGTATACTCTGACCTCCAGCTATGCCTCCTGGATTCACCACAAAGTGGCAGAGCTCCAGCCTCAGGTGGTGCCCCAAATCCAGGAGTCCCAGCCTGATGGCAACCTCTGCAGCAACTACGGGGCCTTcaaccctgccccagccccaggcttGGTGGGACCCCTCCTTCTGCTGCCACTAGGCCTGACCCTGGGCCTCCTCCGCCCACAGCACGACCACTGA